From the Halobacteriovorax sp. GB3 genome, the window CAGTTGCTCTGTCTCAAGAGGAACTCACAAAAAAGCAGAGAGCTCAATTTGAGAAACTTAAGGCGAATCTTAACGGAACGACTCTTTCGAATCATTTTCAACTTGAAGAGTGTGAAAATTACGATGTCTTCGCTAAAAGGTTTCCTGTTAGAGATTATTCTAGTTTTAAGCCTTATGTTGACTCTCTTATCGATGATCATAAAAAAGTAATGTTCCATTCGAGACCGTTATACTTTGGTTTAACTTCTGGAACGAGTGGAAAAGACAGTAAGAAGATTCCTTATAATAAAGAAATGATTGATCTCTTTTTAAGTGCCCAGCAATTTCTTGCTGGAGTTGTTCAAGAGCACCTACCTGAAAGTGATCTCGTTAACTCTGATCGTCTTACATACGGTTCAAATCCTTCGACTTATGAAGAGAAGGGGATTAAGTACGGTTATATCTCAGGTATCTTATCTTCTAAGACTCCTTGGGCGCTAAAGAAGACGACATTTCCATCTAATGATGTTTTGGCCATTGAAAACTGGGATCAGAAAATGGAAGCTCTTGCACTAGAAGTCTTATCAAGAGATATTCGCATTATTTCAGGAATACCATCTTATCTCATCACAATTTTTGAATATATTTTAAAAAGAGAAGGGAAGAGTCATCTCATCGACATATGGCCTAATCTTGAAACGGTCATCTATGGTGCGACACCAATTGATCAATACAAAGAAAAGATCAATACTCTCGCAGGAAAAAAACTTAATTATTTTGGGATTTATGCCTCTACTGAAACACCAATTGGAATTGCGATAAATAATGCAAAAGATGAAAAGCAAGTTTATGCCTTTCACCCAGAAGTTCTCTATACATTTACAGATGTTGCAAGAAGGGATCGCACATTTGGAATTGATGAAGTTGAAGTTGGAAAGGAATACTTTGTAAATACTTCAACTCCAAATGGATTTGTGAATTACACAATGAAAGATATCGTTCGCATCAAAGAAGTTTCTCCTGTCATGACATTCGAAATCATCGGTAGAGAGGGCTCTGGTATCAATCTCGCTGCCGAAAAAACTTCTGATGAGCAAGTTCTCGATACAATCATTGCTCTTAATGACGAATTAACTGTTAACCTTGATCACTACTTCCTTTGTCCAGGAACTAGAAATGAAAGACCATGTTACCAGTGGACTATTTTTTCAGATTCATTGAATCAAGATCACACTGAAAAACTTGAGGAACTTGTCGATCGAATTCTTTGTGAGAAAAATCTCGATTATGGAGATTGCCGCGAAGATGCAATTCTAGAGAGACCAGTTGTTAAAATTATTTCTTCTCACTACTTAAAAGAATATTTCAATGCCAACAAAGAGCGTGGGCAATTTAAAATGAAAACAGTGTTTTCATGTCCAGAAGCTTTCAAGGGTTTTGTACAAAGCTCTTTCCCTGAACTTCAACTAACTCTTGGAGCTCTCTAATGCTTGGGATTGAAATCTTTTTCATGGCCTTATTTATGGGAGTGATTTCGACACTCCCGCTAGGTCCAAGTGGATTAAGTATCGTATCGGCCTTTGGTCTGAAAGGGGCAAAGGCCGGATTAAAAGCATTGATGGGACTTGTTCTCGCTGAACTTATTTATATGAGTATTGCTCTTTACTTAAAGGCCCTTGGGATTTTGACTCTATCAAAATCAGTGGAAACGACTTTTACATTAATCTTTGCTTTTTTTCTTATGTACTTTGGTTTTAAAACTTATAAGTCTTCAAAAGAAAAGTCGCCAAGAATGTTTATTAAGTTTCAAAATGTTTTTGCTATCTCGATGGCTAACCCTACGCTTCTTCTCTTTTATTTAGGTCTACTTTTGACTCTCGATAAAAACTATCCCTTGTTTTCAATGGGACAAACACTAGGGCTTGCGAGCATTTTTCTTTTGGGTGTACTTATAACTTTGATCTCTCTTGGGGCACTTGCAATGAAAGAGGGGCGTCATCTTAAAAATAGGCTTGGTCAAATTAAGGCGATCATTGGACCTGTCTTTATGGTTATCGGTTTAACGAGCGCAATTAGCTCATTTTAAAAATAGGAATTAAAAATGAAATATATAATGCTA encodes:
- a CDS encoding LysE family transporter → MLGIEIFFMALFMGVISTLPLGPSGLSIVSAFGLKGAKAGLKALMGLVLAELIYMSIALYLKALGILTLSKSVETTFTLIFAFFLMYFGFKTYKSSKEKSPRMFIKFQNVFAISMANPTLLLFYLGLLLTLDKNYPLFSMGQTLGLASIFLLGVLITLISLGALAMKEGRHLKNRLGQIKAIIGPVFMVIGLTSAISSF
- a CDS encoding GH3 family domain-containing protein, giving the protein MKALKRIISKKVLRSKFNSVALSQEELTKKQRAQFEKLKANLNGTTLSNHFQLEECENYDVFAKRFPVRDYSSFKPYVDSLIDDHKKVMFHSRPLYFGLTSGTSGKDSKKIPYNKEMIDLFLSAQQFLAGVVQEHLPESDLVNSDRLTYGSNPSTYEEKGIKYGYISGILSSKTPWALKKTTFPSNDVLAIENWDQKMEALALEVLSRDIRIISGIPSYLITIFEYILKREGKSHLIDIWPNLETVIYGATPIDQYKEKINTLAGKKLNYFGIYASTETPIGIAINNAKDEKQVYAFHPEVLYTFTDVARRDRTFGIDEVEVGKEYFVNTSTPNGFVNYTMKDIVRIKEVSPVMTFEIIGREGSGINLAAEKTSDEQVLDTIIALNDELTVNLDHYFLCPGTRNERPCYQWTIFSDSLNQDHTEKLEELVDRILCEKNLDYGDCREDAILERPVVKIISSHYLKEYFNANKERGQFKMKTVFSCPEAFKGFVQSSFPELQLTLGAL